The Thalassotalea piscium sequence TATTGGCCACATATATCTGACCCATTTATACGCCCACTGCTGTTTAATAACACTTATTTCATCGCATTATTTGGCAATGTTGATACACATATCAGTGACCCCTTACGCGCATATAATCAAACTATTGATGAAAAAAATGCCATAGCAGTGGTTACATTCACGCCATCTTATGATCCTGAGCAAATAAAGCTTCAACCTAGTTTACTTAGTACAGGGAAGCCTTCAAACGAAACGCAAGATATTTGTTATTTTGTAAAAACACAGGTTATTCAATAGGGAAATAAATAATGAAACTTAGTATGGACATAAGGGGTCAGGTCTTTCTTTTTGCCTTTTGGTTAATCAGAACTAACCTAAAGCTATCGTATGATTAAAATTAGGCGGATGATGTTATAGCGAGGGCGTATAGATTAGCGTTTTCAGGTTGTTCTAAATTAATCTTTAGCTTTTTCCACTTTCCCCGCTTTAATTGCTTTTTTCTCAGCCCGCCGACGTTGAAAAAACGTGGATAATTGCTCACTGCATTGCTCGGCTAATACTCCTGAAACCACATCAATTTGATGATTTAATTTATCATGATGGGTAAGACAAAAAACGCTGCCAGCACTACCGGTTTTAAGATCTGCCGCGCCAAACACTAAGCGTTTAATGCGACTATGCACCAATAAACCTGCGCACATAGGGCAAGGCTCTAAAGTAACGTATAAAGTGCAATCGATCATGCGATAATTATTAAGCACGTTACCCGCTTGGCGAATAGCTAACATTTCAGCATGGGCGGAAGGGTCATTAAGCATGATTGATTGATTATAACCTTCACCAATAATTTCATTATTAGCAACTACCACTGCGCCTACCGGTATTTCATTATGCTGCTGGGCAATATCAGCTAATGCGAATGCCCGTTGCATAAATTGAATATCAAGTAAATGCTGCTCTTCAGTGTTTGTTATAATTTCTGTCATGTTATAAGGCCATTGGGTGCTGCTTTACGAAACTAAGAACAATTCTAATAAATCATTAAGATAACGGTGACCTAGCTCAGTTACCTGCCAATGTGAGTCAGTATGGCTCATCAAGCCTTTCGCTTCTGCGAGCGTTAGCGCAGGTTGTATTGCTTCGGAACTAAGCCCAGTGGTTTGTTCAAAGTGTTCAAGGGTAAAAGCTTGTTTTAGACGCAGTAAGTTCATCATAAACTCGAACGGCAGTTCGTCTTCTGAAACTATAATTAGTTTATCTAATGCCTCACGATCTTGATCTAAGTAACCTTTAGGGTGTTTTACTTTAACTGTTCGTGTAATGGTGTTATTAGTGGTATCGGTAATTTTACCGTGAGCACCACAGCCAATCCCAAGGTAGTCACCAAACTGCCAATAGTTAAGGTTATGCTGGCATCGCTTATCGGCTTTACTATTGGCTTTACTATAGGCTGAAATTTCATATTGTTGATAACCTGCCTCTGCAAGTAGTACAAGGCCTTGTTCTTGAATATCCCAAAGGGTATCGTCTTGCGGTAGCTTAGGTGGTTTTGAATAAAAGGCGGTATTAGGTTCAATGGTAAGCTGGTACCATGAAATATGATCAGGGTTTAATGATATTGCGATGCGTAAATCGTCTAAGGCATTTTCTAACGACTGGTTAGGTAAACCATGCATTAAGTCTAAATTAAAGCTTGTTATTCCTGCTGTTTTGGCAAGTTGTACGGCAATTTTAGCTTGTTCGCTGTCGTGAATACGCCCTAGCTTTATCAGCTTATCGGAGGCAAAGCTTTGTACGCCTATTGAAAGGCGAGTAACTCCAGCTTTGGCAAAACCTTTAAACTTATCGGCTTCTACTGTACCCGGATTGGCTTCTAAAGTTATTTCAATGTCACTGTTATGGTCAAAGCGAGCCAGTACTTGTTCAAGTATTGAACCAATTCCTTGAGCTGAAAATAAACTTGGCGTGCCGCCGCCAATAAAAATACTGTGCAGTGGGCGGTTTGTTAATGAAAAGCGTTTAATATCATCATCTAAATCTTTAATTAACTGAATAATATACGCTTGTTCTGGTATTTCTTTTTGGCCTTTACCTTTGCCAAATTCATGTGAATTAAAGTCGCAATACGGACATTTTTGTACACACCAAGGAATATGAATGTAGAGCGAAAGGGGAGGGGCAGTCAGCATCGGTTATTTTACTTTTTTTAAGTGTTGAACTAATTGTTTTAAGGCTTGAGCACGATGACTCAATTGATTCTTTAATTCTCGTGGTAATTGTGCTGAGGTCATTTGTTGTGCTTCAAGCCAAAATAAAGGATCGTAGCCGAAGCCTTGCTCACCTTTAGCCTCGGTTAAAATACTGCCTTCCCAAACACCATGACAAACAACAGGGGTTGGGTCTAAATGATGTTGCATGAACACTAAAACACAGTGAAAACGTGCGCTACGGTTTTCAACACCCTGCATTTCTTTTAATAACTTGGCATTATTGAGCGCATCGTTTGCACGCTCACCGGCGTAACGGGCTGAATAGATACCGGGCGCGCCGTTTAACGCATCAACTTCTAGCCCCGAGTCGTCGGCTATTGCGGGTAAACCAGTAATTTGAGCTGCATGTCTGGCTTTAATAATCGCATTTTCAATAAACGTTGTACCTGTTTCGTCGGCGTCGGAAACATTAAACTCGCTTTGAGGTTTGATATTAATACCATATTGAGTCAGTAAATTATCTAGCTCTTTAACTTTACCAGGATTACCCGTTGCGAGTACTATTGTTGAATTGGACTTTTGCATGAATGTTGACATAAGTTGGCTTGCCCTAAAGCGTATTTTTTATCAGTGCGCATCATACCTTAATATCAATAAAAGGGGGAGTATGTGCGAGTGTTATTTTAATTGATTAAGGGTTTACTATGTCACTAAAGGATAGCTTTTTAGGCTTAATTATTATTTGTCTTTGGGGTTTTAATTTTATTGTTATTGCGTTGGGTGTTGAAAGCATTCCACCGTTATTAATGGGGGCATTACGTTTTCTCTGTGTGGCATCACTCGGTTCACTTTTTGTTAAAAAACCATCTATTCCATGGCATTGGATGGCAGCTTATGCGCTAACACTTTGCTTTGGTCAATTCGCTTTTTTATTTAGCGCAATGGCTTATGGTATGCCTGCCGGATTAGCTTCACTAGTACTGCAATCTCAAGCGGTTTTTACCTTAATATTTTCAGCGATTATGTTAAAAGAAGTGATCAAACTACCACAAATATTCGCTATGGTAATTGCTGGAATTGGCTTAACAGTTATAGGTTTTTCCGGTGCAGATACTCCGATGACTTTATTAGGCTTTGTGCTAACTATCGTTGCGGCAATAAGCTGGGCAATAGGTAATGTAGTCAACCGTGTAATTAATCAACGTGGTTATAAAGCAAGCATAGGTTTAGTGGTTTGGTCGTCTTGGATCGCATTTATTCCATTCTTACTTTCTAGTTATTTTTTGAAGGGCAGGAAGCCATTATCTCCGCACTGACTAATTTTAACCTTATCTCAGTCGGCGTAATTTTATATTTAACTTTTGGTGCCTCAATATTAGGTTACAGTTTATGGAGTTATTTACTGCAACATTATCCTACTGGACAAGTTGCGCCGTTAACCTTAGGCGTGCCCGTTGTTGGCTTAATTTGTGCTACGCTGTTTTTAAAAGAAACACTCTCACTCCAACAGGGCATCGGTGGACTGCTAGTCATGCTAGGTTTGATCGTCAATACAGTGGGAGGAAAATTTAAATTCAAGAGAAAGGTGAACAGCGAAAAAGCGGTGTAGCTTTCATGCTGTTCATTATTAACTAAGCTCAGTCAACATAAAATTTTTGTGAGAAGCTTAACGTGTGTGTTTCTTTACCGTCGGTAATGGTTAAGTCGAAATTAATAGTTTCGTCGTTGCGATAACTCACTTGGCCAAGGTAATAAATTGCATCACCTTCTTTTACTTCGGTAAATTCAAGTGTTTTACTTTGACCTGCTAAGTTTTTGGCAGTGCCTGTAATACGTACTGTTTTAGCTGGGTTGCCTTCAATGGTATTGTCCATTACAGAAATGTTAACTAAACCATTATAACGACTGCGAACAATGTTGTAGGCTTTAGCTACTTCAGGCGTTAAAAATGTTGCATCAATCGCAATATAATGCACGTTCATACTGCCGAGCTTTTTCATGTTTTCGGCGACTGTTTGAAATGAAACTAACCATACAAACAATAGTGTAAAAACACTTTTAAAAAATAAGTTATTCATAATATTACTCTTTTTAATATATAGCTTAAAACATAGCCTTGGCTGTTCTAACAATGAGTTGTTACAACATACCCCAGTATGGGATCCAACCTGATAATAAAATATTAATTACATTAAGTAATAAAAAGGCGATTAATACCGATAAGTCTAGGCCTCCAATACTGGGTACTATGCGGCGAATAGGGTTTAAAAAAGGCTCTGTTAGTTGGTGGAATATAACTTGTGTAGGGTTGTAGCCTTGCACCACCCAACTCATTATTGCCATTATTAACATTGCTACAAATAATAAAAAACCTACTTGTTTTATTGAAAACAGAAAACCAAAATACAGCGCTGATACCGGGTCGAAAGGCCCGCCATTCATCATTGGGATAATTATATATTTAGAAGTCGAAACTAATAGTATTAACACTATCGTTGCAATATCTAAACCAGCAAACCCGGGTATAACTCGGCGTAGCGGTATAACCAAAGGGTTAGTAACTTTTACAATAAATTGGCTTAAAGGATTGTAAAAGTCTGCTTTTACTACTTGAAGCCATACACGAAAAATTAATACTAGAACAAAAGTATCTAAAACAAACTTAAGCAAATAATTAATTGCTTCCATTACCAAACTCCAAAGTTATTATTCGTATTTACACTATTAATTGCTATTCTCAGCCATTTCTTTAGCACGATGCAAGGCACTATCCATTGCATTTGTTACAAGTTGTTCCAAGCCACCATCAATTAATGTGGTTAGCGCCGCTTGCGTAGTACCACCTTTCGATGTCACGTTCTTTCGTAATTGGCTAATGGGTAAGTCGTTATTAATTACCATTTGTGCAGCGCCAAGTGCTGTTTGTTGTACTAATTCTCGGCTTTCTTGTTCAGTAAAGCCTAAGGCTATTGCTTTGTTTTGCATTGCTTCCATAAACAAGAAAAAATAAGCAGGGGCAGAGCCTGAAACTGCAATAATATGGTCTATTTCAGCTTCAGTATTAAGCCATTTTATGATGCCAACAGATTTCATAAATTCGGCTGTTTGTTGTTTTTGGTTTTCGCTTACATCAATTGAAGCATATAAACCGCTTACGCCGTAACCTAATTGCGATGGCGTATTTGGCATTACTCTGATCACAGGGTATTGACCATTTAAGGCTTGTTGAATTTGTTCTATGGTACAACCGGCAGCAACCGAGACAAAACACTTGTTTTCTATCGCTGTTTCAGTTGCAATCTCTTGGCATACTTGTGCAATTAAGTGAGGCTTTACCCCTAAAATTACATAATCAGCAAAAGCAACAGCTTCTATATTTGAACTCGTATGCAACACTCCATATTGCTCGCTAAGCGCTTCACGCTTTGGCGCCGAAGGATTTGCAACAATAATGTTTTGTGGATTAAACCCTTTATTGACTAACCCTGAAAGAATGGCGCCATTCATATTTCCTGCACCTATAAATGCTAATTTGGTCATATATCTCCTAAAAAATGTGTAGCCATCAACCGCAAAACTGTGCTTTTTTTATTGATTTTAACATCGCTAATTTTAACAACGAAAAGTTGAGTTGTGGTTAAATGGTATTTATTTCAATTATCTTTTCAATTAATTGAACGAATATAAACTGGTGCAATTTTAACATAGTGAGGCTTATCTTTCACCAAAAATGGCGGTACCAATGCGCACCATAGTTGAGCCAGCATTAATTGCATCGTTTAAATCGCCAGACATTCCCATTGATAAGGTATCAACTGTATTATAGCGTTGCTTTAATGTAGTAAACAGCTTGTGCATTTGATTAAAGCTTTGCGCCGCATTATTTTTCTCAGGGATCGCCATTAAGCCTCTTAAGGTTAAATTTGGCGACAAAGCTACCTGCTCTGCAAGGGTGTTAACTTCGTTAATTGCAATGCCAGATTTTGTACTTTCTTGGCTAATATTCACTTGTAAACAAATGTTTAGCGGGGTATGGTTGCAAGACCTTTGATCATTTAAGCGAGTGATAACTTTGGCTCTATCAACACTTTGTACCCAATCAAAATTTTCAGCAATAAGCTTTGTTTTATTCGACTGAATAGGGCCAATATAATGCCAAACAATATCCTGCAAATGTTTCAATTGACTAATTTTGTCAACCGCCTCTTGAATATAGTTTTCACCAAAGCTGAGTTGCCCCGTATGGTAAGCTTGCTTAATCAATTCAATAGGTTTTGTTTTACTTACAGCCAGCAAAGTAACTTGCTCGGGCGATCTGTTAGCTTGTTCACAAGCACTTTTTATTTGCAGATTAACTGCTGCAATATTATCTTTAATACACATCATAAAATTAAGTATAGCCTTTCAGCTTTTCGCTGGAAATCTGTTAAATCAAAGAGGTTTTTATGGATATTACCGAATTACTCGCGTTTAGCGTAGAAAATAATGCATCTGATTTACATCTTTCTACCGGCATTCCTCCTTCAATTCGCGTTGATGGTGATGTTAGAAAATTAAATATTCCAGCGTTTGACGCTAAAGATGTTAATGGTCTTGTTTATGACATTATGAATGATAGACAGCGAAAAGAGTACGAAGAAAACTTAGAGGTCGATTTTTCATTCGAAGTACCAAATTTAGCACGTTTTAGGGTGAATGCGTTTAATCAAAACCGTGGGCCGTCGGCAGTATTTCGTACCATTCCTAGTAAAGTGCTTTCGCTTGAAGAGCTTGGTTGCCCTGATATTTTTAGAGATATTTCTGACACCCCTCGTGGTTTAGTGCTTGTTACAGGCCCTACTGGTTCGGGTAAATCAACTACGCTAGCGGCTATGGTTGACTATATTAACAAAAATAAATATCACCATATTTTAACCATTGAAGACCCGATAGAATTTGTTCATGAAAATAAATCGTGTTTAATTAACCAACGGGAAGTACACCGTGATACATTAAGTTTTAATAATGCGCTACGTTCTGCGCTTCGTGAAGACCCTGATGTTATTCTTGTGGGTGAAATGCGAGATTTAGAAACCATTCGTTTAGCAATGACAGCAGCAGAAACGGGCCATTTAGTCTTTGGTACCTTGCATACAACTTCAGCACCAAAAACAATAGACCGTATTATTGATGTGTTTCCAGCCGAAGAAAAGTCTATGGTGCGTTCAATGTTATCTGAATCATTACGTGCGGTAATTTCACAAACGCTAGTTAAAAAAGTTGGCGGCGGACGCGTAGCTGCGCATGAAATTATGATAGGTGTTCCAGCTATTCGTAACTTAATTCGTGAAGACAAAATTGCACAAATGTATTCAGCTATTCAAACGGGTATGTCGCATGGTATGCAAACAATGGATCAATGTTTACAAAACTTGGTTAATCGCGGCATGATTTCGCGCCAAGATGCGATGGAAAAAGCGGCAGATAAAAATCAATTTAAAACATATTAGCACTGCTGTGGTTGTTTAATGTTAATTTTAGTTTCTGCTATTACCCTGTTTCTTTCTTGGCTAATGGGCTTTAGTACTGATACCGTGCAAAGCACGGTATGAAACTTAATATGCATTTGATACTGGTAAGCATTCAGTGTGTAGATTGGCTACTCTATCAAGCGCCACAAAATTTAAAAATGAACAGCCCCTAACATGCATAATGAAAAGAGCATTATATGAGATTTCATAATTTACTAGTTAAAATGGTGCAAGAAGATGCATCCGACATGTTTGTAACAGCTAAATTACCTGTTAGCGCAAAAATAAATGGCGAGTTACAACCCATCGATTCACAAGTGCTAACCGCAGATGAAGCGTTAGGTTTAGTGCATGATGCAATGAATGAAAAGCAAAAGAAGCAATTCGACGAAGAGAAAGAGTGTAACTTTGCAATTTCTATTGATGACATTGGTCGATTTCGTGTATCCGCATTTTGGCAAAGAGATATGGCTGGCATGGTTGTACGTCGTATTGTTACCGAAATACCAAGTGCCGACGATTTAGGGCTACCCTCAGTTCTAAAAGACGTTGTAATGTCTAAACGTGGTTTAGTGCTATTTGTAGGTGGTACCGGCACCGGTAAATCAACCTCGATGGCAGCGTTAATTGGTTATCGAAATAAAAACTCTCGTGGGCATATTCTTACTATTGAAGACCCAGTTGAATTTGTACATGAACATGGTAAGTCGATGATTACCCAACGCGAAGTTGGGCTAGATACCGAATCGTTTGATGCCGCATTACAAAGCTCGTTACGACAAGCACCTGATGTTATTTTAATTGGAGAGATCCGTTCAAAAGAAATAATGGAACATGCATTAAGTTTCGCGGAAACAGGGCATTTGTGTATTGCTACCTTGCATGCCAATAACGCAAACCAAGCGATTGACCGGATAATGCACTTAGTGCCTTCAGATCAACATGGTAAATTGTTATTTGATTTAGCATTAAACTTACGCGGCATTATTGCTCAACAACTTATTCCTACCCGCGATGGCAATGGCCGAGTTGCAGCAATTGAGATTTTATTAAACTCGCCGTTTATTGGTGAATTAATTAAAAAAGGTGATATTAGTAGCATTAAAGAAGTTATGGAAAAGTCTACTGAACAAGGAATGCAAACCTTTGATCAGGCTTTATTTACTTTATACCAACGCGGTTTAATTAACTATGCAGATGCATTGCATCATGCTGATTCACCTAACGATTTACGCTTAATGATTAAATTGCGCAGTAATGACCAAGGCGGCTCTGGCTCGCTAGCGGGTGTAACCTTAGATGGGTTAGAGCCTAAAGAATAACTTGGTGTTTGCTGCTAGCAATAACCTTCAACGTTAGCACCTAGCCTAATCATTCATTAGGCTTTAACTGCGGTTAATTAAAAGTCGGGTTCACACTCAAAGGTCAATGGTGCTTTTGTAATTGGGTGACAAAAAGCGAGTTGTTGTGCATGTAAATGCAATCGATTAGCTTTTTTTCCATATAAATCGTCACCCACTATAGGTGAGTTTAAACCGTCGCTGTGGGCGCAATGTACGCGCAATTGATGAGTTCTACCTGTTTTAGGGTATAAATATACGCGACTTACTTTGTCTGATTGTGAAATCAGCTGCCATGTAGTTTCCGCTTTTTTCCCCAATTCATTACACACTAATTGCCTTGGGCGATCGTTTAGATCACCTCTCAGTGGAAGCGTGATCTTACCTTCAGTGCTATTTACCTTCCCTGAGATAACCGCAATATAACGCTTGCTCACTTCTCTTTTGATAAATTGCTTTTGTAAGCCTTTGTGGGCGCGAGGGTTAAGGGCTAATACCATTAAACCTGACGTAGACATATCAAGTCGATGAACAATTATGCCGCCTGTTGCTTGCGGAAATAATTGTTCTATTCTCGTTAACACTGAGTCGTTAATGTGTTTTCCTGGCACAGAAAGAAATTCAGCCGGTTTATTTACTACAACAATGTGAGTGTCTTGATAGATAATGGCTAAGGTTTTGCCTGCGGCTGGGTTTTCTAGCAATGGATTATTATCAATTGCCATGCCTTCAAGCATGTGAGTTAAAATTGGTTGGCATTTGCCGATACATGCTGGATAAAAGTTACCATGCTGACGAATTTCAGACTTTGGTGATACTCCCCACCAAAATTCGGCCATTGCTAAAGGCGTTAAATTATTAGCAAAGGCATAATGTAATAGTTTGGGTGCGGCACATTCACCTGCGCCAGCTGGTGGTGGATGCACAGAGTCTTTAAAAATAGTGTTAAGGTCTTTTTTAGCCCCTTTTATATTTAGAAACTGATAATGTTCAAAGAGTTTTTTTTGCAATGCATTAGAGCGTTTTTTGCGTGTTAATTTAAGCTTATCAATTGCGTTGTTATGTACTAACAATGCTTGCTCTAACTGTTCTATTTGGCTTTTCCATTGCGCTTTTAATGCGTTTAAACTATTTTTATTTGCAACACTTTCTTTATTTAATTGTTCATTTAGCGCATTAAAATTATGCTCTGATAATGTTACTTTTGCTGAGGTTCTTTTCGCTTTTCGTTGTTTTTTTTGCTCAGCATTACTGTGTTGTAATTGGGTTATTTCGTTAACAGATTCGGTTAGGTAGCGTGAAAGTAATTGTTTAGTTTCAGTATATGCTTCGTTTCGAAGGCGCGAATCAAGATCATCATTTATTTTGTTAATTGCTTGTTGTTCTGTTAAGAAAAAGTCTTCTTTAATTAACATATCAAATACTGGTGGAACAAAATGCTGGTGAACATTTTTATCTGCTAATTTTCCTGAAAATGCTGATAAGTAACCGATGGTATTATCACTTTTTTTAACTATTAGTACCCCAAACATTTTGCCTGTTGCATCTTCAGTATTGCCTGTTAAGCCAAAATTATGCTGCCACTGTGTTTGTTCGTCTAAATAGCGCTGTAATTCTTTTGCGGCTAATTGGCATAGAGGATGGGGTTGGTAATAAAAAGGAAAGGTAAATCGCTTCGGTAGAGCAAAGCCTTCAATAGCGTGTTTGAATTCGGTAAAGCATGGGGCATCATTGAATAAAGTCATTTAATTAAAGTGCATCTTTTGATAGTAGCCAAAGCCAGCAAGGTAAAGTTATAAGACAACATAAGGTGGAAGCGACAATTGTGCCAGCAACTGTTTCACGTTGAATGTTTTGTATTTTAGCAATTAAATAGGCATTAACCCCTGTTGGGCATGCACTAATAATGACTAAAGTACAAATTACCTCGTAGGGTAATTTCAGTAAATGCTTACTGGTTATGTAAACAAGCGCTGGTAGCACTATCAGCTTCATTATTGTTGCGAAAGTAATGAAGTACTTTTGCTGTTTTATGCGGTAAAAGGTGAGTGAGCACCCTAGTAAAAATAATGCCAATGCAATAGCAGGGCTACCTAATAAAATAAGGGTGTTGTTAAGTACAGCAGGTAAAGAAATTGGTAGGAGGTTAACTATCAACCCTAATGTGATGCTAGCAACTAATGGGTTTAGTAAAGTTTGCTGAGCAAGCTTATGCCAAATAGCATCTTTTACTTTGTTGGGGTCATTTTGTCTTTGACTGTTTATTGCTAACACACTCGTTAAGGTAAACAATAAGGCACTATGAAAGGTAATAATGAGAAATACTAGGCTAATTGAGTTGTCGCCAAAGGCTGCAATTAATACGGGTATGCCTACAATTACGGTATTAGAATAGCTTGCGCCTAAGGCAAAAACAGAAGAGGGCGCAGAATGGGTTTTGTGCTCAGTATGAAAACTATAATTAATTAAATATGCAATGCTATAGCTGAACAGCAATGGGCCGTAGAAGGCGAAAAAGTAATTAATATTAACATTACCGGCAAGCTCAGTTGTTGCCATTTTTTGAAATAAAAATGCAGGAATTAACAATTTAAAGGTTAATTTACTGATCGCATCTATATCAGCTTTACTCAGCCATGAATGTTTAGCACAGCCATAGCCCAAAAAACAAATGAGCGCTAATGGCAGAATAATTTCAATGATATTCATGGATGCGAGTTACGTTTAATAATCAAGAGGGGATTATTATAACAAGTGTTACACCATAAGTTTACGAATTGTATTGAGCTTCAAAATAACTTTCGATGATCAGTGCTGCTGACAAAGCATCGATATTATCTTTTTGTAAATTCTTAAAGCCACCATGAGCAAATAAGCGCTCTTTTGCGTCTGCTGTAGTCAAACGTTCGTCTTGAAAGATAACCTGTTTTGCAAATTGATTAGACAAACGATTACCGAACTTTTTGGCATCTAATGTTAACTGTTGTTCACTTCCGTCCATATTAAGCGGTAACCCCACAACAAAAAAGTCGGGCTGCCACTCATTAACAAACTTGGCGATGTCTGGCCATTGGGGAATACCGTCTTTTGCTTTAACCGCACCAAGTGGTCTTGCACTACCCGTTAACTCTTGACCAAGTGCAAGACCAATAAATTTTTTGCCAAAGTCAAAACCAATAATGGTGCGTTTGCCTTCGTTGCTTGTGCTACTTGTCATTAAGCATGACCTATTTCAGATGATAAGTGAGCAACATCAATCCCGAGCTGTTGCGCTGCCTTTTGCCAGCGATTTTCTATAGGAGTGTTAAATAAAATATCGCTAGTAGCGGGCGTTGTTAGCCATGAGTTTTCATGAATTTCTTGCTCAAGCTGGCCAGGCCCCCAACCAGCGTAACCCAGCGCGACTAAGTAATTGGGTGGTGAAATTTCAGTACCTAATGCCATTAAAATATCTTTTGAGGTTGTTATCATTACCTCATCACTTAGCGCTAATGAACTACTCCAACAGTCTTGAGGACTATGTAAAACAAAACCTCTATCAGGAGAAACAGGCCCACCGCTTAACACCATTTGCTCTAGAGCTGGTAGATTCTGCTTTTTACTGTCTAACTGGGATAACAGTTCATTTAGAGTCACATTAACGGGTAAGTTGATAATAAGCCCCATAGCACCTTCTTTATTGTGCTCACAGATATAGGTTACTGTTTTACCAAAAAACGACTCGCCTAAACTTGGCATAGCAATGAGTAAATGATTCTCTAAACTGTCCACTATTTCACCTTAATAACTTCATCAAAAATTGGTACTAGCCGAAGTACAGTTTTCCTGATTATTTAACTAAATGTGCCTCAATAGCATCCATTAGTTTACCACTGATGTTTATCGGATATGCAGCTTCAATTTCTCTTATGCATGTAGGGCTGGTAACGTTGATCTCAGTTACTTTGTCGCCGATAACATCTAAACCAACAAAAAATAGTCCACGTTTTTTCAATTCTGGCGCTATGGTGTCAGCAATTAATTTATCTGTTGCAGACAATGGACGAGCTTCACCTCTACCGCCTGCAGCTAAGTTTCCTCGGGTTTCACCTTTAGCCGGAATACGAGCTAAGCAATAAGGCATAGGTTCGCCATTTACAATTAAAATGCGCTTATCGCCATTGCTAATATCAGGAATAAACTCTTGCACCATTGCATACTGGCTACCATGTGCGGTTAATGTTTCTAGAATAACCCCCACGTTAGGATCGTTTTCTTTTACGCGAAATATAGAAGAACCGCCCATACCGTCAAGCGGTTTAATGATCACGTCTTTGTTGTCTTGATAAAATTGACGAATAAGATCATTGTTGCGCGTAACTAATGTTTTTGGTGTTAACTCAGGAAACCAAGCAGTAAATAGCTTTTCATTACAGTCTCGTAAACTTTGTGGTTTGTTAACAATTAATGTACCCGCTAATTCAGCACGCTCTAACATATAAGTGGCGTATATATATTCGGTATCAAAAGGAGGATCTTTACGCATTAAAACAGCATCTAAAGACTCTAAAGCAATATCTTCGGCTTCACCTAGGTCATACCAATGTTCAGGGTCGTCATATACTTTAACTTGCTTTGTGCTGGCTCTACATTGCCCTTGGGTTAAATATAAACCTTTCATTTCAATGTAATAAAGCTGATAACCACGCTTTTGGGCTTCAAACATCATTGCCATTGATGAGTCTTTACGAACGTTAACTTCTGAGATGGGATCCATCACTATGCCAAGCTTAATTGTCATTTTTTTTCCTACTATTATTTAATGTCGCCAT is a genomic window containing:
- the tadA gene encoding tRNA adenosine(34) deaminase TadA, producing the protein MTEIITNTEEQHLLDIQFMQRAFALADIAQQHNEIPVGAVVVANNEIIGEGYNQSIMLNDPSAHAEMLAIRQAGNVLNNYRMIDCTLYVTLEPCPMCAGLLVHSRIKRLVFGAADLKTGSAGSVFCLTHHDKLNHQIDVVSGVLAEQCSEQLSTFFQRRRAEKKAIKAGKVEKAKD
- the hemW gene encoding radical SAM family heme chaperone HemW, giving the protein MLTAPPLSLYIHIPWCVQKCPYCDFNSHEFGKGKGQKEIPEQAYIIQLIKDLDDDIKRFSLTNRPLHSIFIGGGTPSLFSAQGIGSILEQVLARFDHNSDIEITLEANPGTVEADKFKGFAKAGVTRLSIGVQSFASDKLIKLGRIHDSEQAKIAVQLAKTAGITSFNLDLMHGLPNQSLENALDDLRIAISLNPDHISWYQLTIEPNTAFYSKPPKLPQDDTLWDIQEQGLVLLAEAGYQQYEISAYSKANSKADKRCQHNLNYWQFGDYLGIGCGAHGKITDTTNNTITRTVKVKHPKGYLDQDREALDKLIIVSEDELPFEFMMNLLRLKQAFTLEHFEQTTGLSSEAIQPALTLAEAKGLMSHTDSHWQVTELGHRYLNDLLELFLVS
- a CDS encoding XTP/dITP diphosphatase — encoded protein: MSTFMQKSNSTIVLATGNPGKVKELDNLLTQYGINIKPQSEFNVSDADETGTTFIENAIIKARHAAQITGLPAIADDSGLEVDALNGAPGIYSARYAGERANDALNNAKLLKEMQGVENRSARFHCVLVFMQHHLDPTPVVCHGVWEGSILTEAKGEQGFGYDPLFWLEAQQMTSAQLPRELKNQLSHRAQALKQLVQHLKKVK
- a CDS encoding EamA family transporter, with the protein product MSLKDSFLGLIIICLWGFNFIVIALGVESIPPLLMGALRFLCVASLGSLFVKKPSIPWHWMAAYALTLCFGQFAFLFSAMAYGMPAGLASLVLQSQAVFTLIFSAIMLKEVIKLPQIFAMVIAGIGLTVIGFSGADTPMTLLGFVLTIVAAISWAIGNVVNRVINQRGYKASIGLVVWSSWIAFIPFLLSSYFLKGRKPLSPH
- a CDS encoding EamA family transporter, which codes for MLGYSLWSYLLQHYPTGQVAPLTLGVPVVGLICATLFLKETLSLQQGIGGLLVMLGLIVNTVGGKFKFKRKVNSEKAV
- a CDS encoding DUF4426 domain-containing protein, whose product is MNNLFFKSVFTLLFVWLVSFQTVAENMKKLGSMNVHYIAIDATFLTPEVAKAYNIVRSRYNGLVNISVMDNTIEGNPAKTVRITGTAKNLAGQSKTLEFTEVKEGDAIYYLGQVSYRNDETINFDLTITDGKETHTLSFSQKFYVD
- a CDS encoding YggT family protein, which encodes MEAINYLLKFVLDTFVLVLIFRVWLQVVKADFYNPLSQFIVKVTNPLVIPLRRVIPGFAGLDIATIVLILLVSTSKYIIIPMMNGGPFDPVSALYFGFLFSIKQVGFLLFVAMLIMAIMSWVVQGYNPTQVIFHQLTEPFLNPIRRIVPSIGGLDLSVLIAFLLLNVINILLSGWIPYWGML
- the proC gene encoding pyrroline-5-carboxylate reductase — translated: MTKLAFIGAGNMNGAILSGLVNKGFNPQNIIVANPSAPKREALSEQYGVLHTSSNIEAVAFADYVILGVKPHLIAQVCQEIATETAIENKCFVSVAAGCTIEQIQQALNGQYPVIRVMPNTPSQLGYGVSGLYASIDVSENQKQQTAEFMKSVGIIKWLNTEAEIDHIIAVSGSAPAYFFLFMEAMQNKAIALGFTEQESRELVQQTALGAAQMVINNDLPISQLRKNVTSKGGTTQAALTTLIDGGLEQLVTNAMDSALHRAKEMAENSN